Proteins found in one Salvelinus alpinus chromosome 11, SLU_Salpinus.1, whole genome shotgun sequence genomic segment:
- the LOC139533886 gene encoding putative nuclease HARBI1, whose translation MKAQNCVFLSALTMACPFVRDVVDEEALVLRRAFRRERVFRDRLDPLAFPDDHLYERYRFSADGIRYLCRLLGPRIKHRTARSHALSVEQMVCVALRFFASGAFLYSVGDAEQLNKATICRTIRSVCLAIKALADVFISFPGHRRLCDIKEEFYRIAGFPNVIGAVDCTHIRIKAPSGAHEADFVNRKSFHSINVQMVCNADCVISNVVAKWPGSVHDSRIFRASEIYQCLSQGEFSGVLLGDRGYGCQPFLLTPFTDPQEAQQAYNHAHARTRARVEMTFGLLKARFHCLHKLRVSPVRACDITVACAVLHNVACLRKERAPRVPPAMDRDNPAIFPDDDSGRLLRDQYVLNYFS comes from the exons atgaaggcccaaaattgtgtgttcctttctgctctgacaatggcatgcccattcgtgcgagatgtggtggatgaagaagcacttgtgctgaggagagccttcaggcgagaaagggtcttcagggaccggttggacccactggccttccctgatgaccatctatatgaaagatacaggttttctgcagatggcatcaggtatctatgcagactactgggtcccaggattaagcaccgcactgcacggagccatgcactgagtgtggagcaaatggtttgtgtggccttgcgcttttttgctagtggagccttcctgtactcagtgggggatgcagaacagctgaacaaggccacaatttgccgcacaataaggagtgtgtgtctggctatcaaagcattagcagatgtcttcatctccttccctggccacagaagactctgtgacatcaaagaggagttctataggattgcag gtttccccaatgtcattggtgcagtggactgcacacacataaggataaaagccccctcaggtgcccatgaggccgattttgtgaataggaaatcctttcacagcattaatgttcag atggtctgcaatgctgactgtgtgatcagcaatgttgtggcaaaatggcctggctcagtccatgactccagaatctttcgggcctctgaaatctatcagtgcctatcacaag gtgaattctctggtgtgttgctgggagacagggggtatggctgccagccttttctcctgacacctttcacagacccccaggaagcacagcaggcctacaaccatgcccatgccaggaccagggccagagttgaaatgacctttggcctcctgaaggcacgctttcactgccttcacaaattaagggtcagccctgttagggcatgtgatattactgtggcttgtgctgtcctccacaatgtggcctgcctgaggaaggagagggcccccagagtgccaccagccatggaccgggacaatccggcaatcttccctgatgacgacagtggtcggctgctgagggaccaatatgtgttgaattattttagttag